TATGTTTTGTTAAACCACCCATAAGAACCATATTTTGACTCTTATCTGGAGAATAACCAAGAATAGCTTCCATTGAATGAATAATGGATCCAGATCCTAAAAACAACAATGCTTTCGAATAGGCATGAGTAATCAAATGAAATAAAGCAGCCCGATAAGACCCCATACCTAGAGCTAACATCGTATAACCCAATTGAGACATTGTAGAATAGGCTAAACTTCTCTTAATATCTTTTTGAGCAAGAGCTAAAGTAACTCCTAAAAATACTGTTATTATACCTATCAAAGCTATTAGATTCATTATGAAAGGTATAATTACGAAAAGAGGAAAAAGGCGAGCTACAAGAAAAATTCCCGCCGCTACCATAGTAGCAGCATGTATCAGAGCTGAAATAGGAGTAGGCCCTTCCATGGCATCTGGTAACCATACATGAAGAGGAAATTGCGCCGATTTAGCAATTGCGCCAGAAAATAATAGAAATGCACACAAAGTAACAAATAAAAAATTAACTTGATTATTATAAATCAAGTTATTGAAGATTTTGAACAAATCCCGAAATTCGAAACTGCCCGTTATCCAATAAAGACCTAAAATCCCTAATAATAAACCAAAATCCCCTACACGATTAGTTACAAACGCTTTTTGACAAGCATTCGATGCAATAGGTCGTGTGAACCAAAAACCTATTAATAGATAAGAACACACTCCAACCAATTCCCAAAAAATATAAATTTGTATCAAATTAGAACTAGTAACTAATCCCAACATTGAAGTAGTGAAAAAACTCATATAAGCAAAAAATCTCAAATAACCTTGATCATGAGACATATAATTGTCACTATAAAAAAGAACCAAAATACCAACTGTAGTAATTAATACTGACAAAATAGAAGTAAGTGGGTCAATCAAGTGTCCGAATTCTAAAGAAAAATCATTATTAATAGTCCACGACCATATATATTGATAAATAAAACTACTATTTATTTGCTGAATAGACAAATCGATTGAAAAAATCATGACTATACTTAACAAGAAAACGCTTGGAAAAGCCCACATACGACGCAGTTTTTTTGTTGCTGCCGGAAAAAGCAGGAGTCCCACTCCTATTAACATAGGGACTGGCAATGTAACGAAAGATATGATCCATGAATATTGATATATATGTTCCATAAAAAACTTTTTTAATTAATAAATAATTTTAATTAATAAATATAATTGTTTCTTGTTTCTGATTCATCGACTCTTATATCTTTTTAAATAAGTCAGTCAATAATAATAAAAAAAAAAAAAAAAAATAAAAAAAAAATTGGTAAAACTTAAATCGAATTTTATTTTCTTAATTTTTCGGAATTTTTCAAAAATCCTTCCCATTTTTAAATCAAAAAGTTAAAATGGGTCAAAAAAAAATCCTAGGGAAAAAAATCCTTTTTCTAAAAAAAAAAAATTTTTTTTTTTTTAAAATTAATTTTTTATTTTTAATTTTATAAATTCCAAATTACAAATTTGTATATACATAGAGAAAGAATAAAGAATTCTAAAAAAAGTAGTATTTTTATTTTGATAGGAATAATAAAAAAAAGATGGTTTTACCGAATCCTTTCTGTATCCAATTCCAATAAAATAAATAAATTTTTATTTTAGTTCCTTTATTCAGAATCATTAACTAGTGCATTTTGGAACGGATTTATTTCCTTTCATTATGTTTGTAGAAAACACTATTATATTTGACACCTTTCCTTTACATAAGATAAAAGGAAAGAATTACTAAAATTTTTTTACATAGGACTTTCTAAATTTTAACAAATTAATTAATAGTCTCGCTCGTAATTTGAAAATTTAATTTCAATTAGATATACTTTTTCATCGAGTTTGACCTAATTAAATTACTAGAAAAAAAAGTTTAAGTTTTTTATTAGGATAAATAAATTTTAGATTCTTAAACTTTATTAATGTATTTTATTGCATATATACATATAATATGACAAAAAAGNCAGTGAATATAAATAAAAAAATAAGCGGATAGACTTCTTTTATGATTTATGAAAAGAGTTTAATTTACAGACTAAATACATAGACAATGAATAGTTAGTAAAGAACGATTTTTTTTTAACAATAAATGTCTTTCACATCCAACTATAACAATAAATAACTCCTTTATTTTTGAATGGCAGTTCCAAAAAAGCGCACTTCTATATCAAAAAAGCTTATTCGAAAAAATATTTGGAAAAGAAAGGGATATTGGACAGTATTGAAAGCTTTTTCGTTAGCGAAATCTCTTTCTACAGGTAATTCAAAAAGTTTTTTTGTGCAACAAATAAAAGATTAAAGGTTGGAATAATCTGATTTGACTTGACATGAGAAAAGGTCTAATTTCGTTTATTATTTTCTATTTTCTATTTATATTAATAATATAAATAGAAAATTTAAAAAAATAAAGGATTTCCATTCTTTTTTAATGTTTTGAACTAATCAATATTAAAATTAAATCGAACTCCTTTCTTTTGCTTTTATCTTTTATCATATGTAGAATAAAGAATTCTTTTGCCTACTGAATTCTAAAAACAGTACTTTTTTTCTTTTTGTTTGCAAAAAAAGAAAAAGAGAAGACACAAAGTTTTATCTTTCTTTTTATTATTAGGATATTTTATCATTTTCAGGATAGGGATTATTATTTTCCCCATCGATCCATTTGTCACAATCACAATAATAAATATTCCTAAGTTTTGTCTTTTTTATATTTATACTATTTGAATATAAAAGAGCAAATCTTTGAATGATCTACTTTAATCATATGCTTGGGCTAGAAAATGGATCAAGGTATATATTAAATTAGACAAGATTTTTTTTTAAAGTACGGAGCAGAACTCGAAATTTTTTTGCTATATGATATGTCCAGATCAATGCCCAATTTGGTTACTAAATCCTAACACAAATTCTCTCCACAAAAAAACCCTAACCAATAAAATATTTCCATAAATCTCTTGAATGTAATATTCAAATTGTAATCCAACAAAAAAATTCGATTGTTTTTTCATTATTAAATGAATTTTTCTTCATTAATTTTAATGTTTCCTAAAAAATATTGCATTGAATTGATTCCTTTAAGCTCGACGATTAAATAATAATTTATTATTATGATTTCGAGCAAGCCGCTATGGTGAAATCGGTAGACACGCTGCTCTTAGGAAGCAGTGCTAGAGCATCTCGGTTCGAGTCCGAGTGGCGGCATAACATCCTGTATGTAATTTTCAAAAGGATACAATAAATCCTATAATGAATTCAATTCTTGATTTCAATTCCTCATAATTGAGCCCCCCCCTTTTTTTTATTTTTATGATATTCTCGACTTTAGAACATATATTAACGCATATATCTTTTTCAGTCGTGTCAATTGTAATTACAATTCATTTGATAACCTTATTAGTCGATGAATTCGTAGAACTATATGATTCGTCAGAAAAGGGCATGATAACTACTTTTTTCTGTATAACAGGATTATTAGTTATTCGTTGGATTTTTTTGGGACATTTACCATTAAGTGATTTATATGAATCATTAATCTTTCTTTCATGGGCTTTTTCCATTATTCATATGGTTCCGTATTTTAAAAAACATAAAAATTTTTTAAGCGCAATAACCGCGCCAAGTACTTTTTTTACCCAAGGGTTTGCTACTTCGGGTCTTTTAACTGACATGCATCAATCCGAAATCTTAGTGCCCGCTCTCCAATCTCAGTGGTTAATGATGCACGTAAGTATGATGATATTGGGCTATGCAGCTCTTTTGTGTGGATCATTATTTTCAGTAGCATTTCTAGTAATCACATTTCGAAAAATCATAAGAATTGTTGATAAAAGCAATAATTTATTAAACGATTCGTTTTTCTTTAGTGAGATACAATATATGGCGGAAAGAAAGAATGTTTTAAGAAATATTTCTTTTCTTTCTTCTAGGAATTATTACAGGTTTCAATTGATTCAACAATTAGATGACTGGGGTTGTCGTATTATAAGTATAGGGTTTATCTTTTTAACCATAGGTATTCTTTCGGGAGCAGTCTGGGCTAATGAAGCATGGGGATCATATTGGAATTGGGACCCAAAAGAAACTTGGGCATTTATTACGTGGACCATATTCGCGATTTTTTTTCATATTCGAACAAATAAAAAATTGGAGGGTTTCAATTCCGCAATTGTCGCTTCTATCGGTTTTCTTCTAATTTGGATATGCTATTTTGGAGTTAATTTATTAGGAATAGGACTACATAGTTATGGTTCATTTACATTAACAATTAGCATCTAATTGAATTGAAGAAAGGGTTTGACGAATGCAACTCTATAGGACAACAAAGCGTATATACAAAAAGCTTTAGGTAAGCCGTTGAGAACTTTTTGAATCACTATATTACTTGATTCAAAAAGTTCTTACAAATGCCAATTTGGTTACAATTCATTTTTTTTTTAACTTAAATTTAAGAGACGAAAAAAGAAGTTTTTTTCATTGTATAACATAACAATTTTTAATTTTTAAAAATCATAGGATTTCTTTTTTTTTGTTTTATTTAGAAAAACTATCTAACTATCTATAAAAATAATTAGATAGAATAGCTTCAACCCTGTCAACTGATAATGAGAAAACGAAATCCGGATAAATACCAATACCTATTACAGGCAGAAGGATAGAGATCGAAACAAATAACTCCCGCGGTCCAGAATCAAAAAAAGAAGAGTTTGGGGCATTAAACAGCTTATATCCATAGAACATCTGGCGTAACATAGATAATAAATAAATAGGAGTTAATATCATTCCAACTGCCATTACAAAAGTAATTAATATTTTTGACATTAAAAGATATTTTTGGCCGGTAATTATTCCAAAAAATACTATCAATTCCGCAAAAAAACCGCTCATGCCTGGTAATGCAAGGGAAGCTAGTGATAAGATACTGAATGTCGTGAATATTTTTGGCATTGAGGTAGCCATTCCACCCATTTCATCAAGATAAACACGACGTATTCTATCATAACCCGTTCCTGCCAAGAAAAAAAGTGCGGCACCAATAAATCCATGCGATATTATTTGTAAAATGGCTCCATTGAGTCCCATATCACTTATAGAGCAAATTCCTATAATTATGAAACCCATATGAGATACAGAAGAATAGGCTATTCTTTTTTTTAAATTTCGTTGACCAGGAGATGTTGAAGCTGCATAGATTATTTGCATTACGCCTACTATTATCAACCAGGGAGAAAAAATAGAATGAGCGTGAGATAATAATTCCATATTGATTCGAACCAATCCATATGCCCCCATTTTTAATAAGATTCCGGCTAGAAGCATACAAGTACTATAATGTGCTTCCCCATGGGTGTCTGGTAACCATGTATGTAAGGGTATAATCGGTGATTTGACAGCAAAAGCAATAAGAAATCCAATATAGAAAAATATTTCTAGCGCCACAGGATATGATTGATTAGCTGATGTTTCAAAATGGAATCTCGGTTCATTAGAACCATATAAAGCGATACCCAAAGCTCCCATTAATAAAAAAACGGAACCTCCCGCAGTATACAAAATAAACTTTGTAGCTGAATACAGACGTTTCTTTCCCCCCCACATGGATAGAAGTAGATAAACGGGAATTAATTCTAACTCCCACATGATAAAAAAAAGTAAAAGATCTTGAGAAGAAAATAATCCTATTTGACCACTATACATTGCTAACATCAGAAAATGGAATAATCGAGAATCCCGAGTAATTGGCCGAGCCGCTAAAGTAGCTAAAGTAGTGATAAATCCTGTCAGTAAAATAGGTCCTAAAGAAAATCCATCGATTCCCAATCTCCAGTAAAAATCAAAAAATTGGATCCATTTATAATCTTCTGTTAATTGGATTAATGGATCGTCCAATTGGAAATAATAAGAGAACACATAATTCATTAAAAGGAGTTCAAAGGCACATATAAATATAGTATACCACTTAATTACTTTATTTCCTCTATGAGGGAAAAGGAAAATTAAGGAACCCGCGGATATCGGTAAAACTACAAATATTGTTAACCAAGGAAAAGAATTCATGGTAAAGACAAGATACACTTGGACTAGAAAAACCCGTGCTCGAAAACATAATATTTTTTTTTTTTTATTTTTTTTTTCGAGTACGGGTTTGTGTCGGTAAATAAAAAATCAAATGTATTCAAGTGGGGTTTTCTAGAAAGTATCAATAAGCTAGACCCATGCTTCGAGTTGTTTCATGCCATAAATAAACTCGAACACTCAAGAAATCCGTTGGACAGGCGGATTCACATCTCTTACAACCGACACAGTCCTCTGTTCTTGGAGCAGAAGCAATTTGCTTGGATTTACATCCATCCCAAGGTATCATTTCTAATACATCTGTGGGGCAGGCTCGGACACATTGAGTACACCCTATACATGTATCATAAATCTTTACTGAATGTGACATTAGATTTCTAATTTTTTAACGTCATAAAGTTTCAATCTAGTAAATTTCTAAATGAATCATCATATATTTAGACACCAGACGAATCAATGATTTACCAGAAATTTTCTATTCAATTCTGGATCGACTCATGAGAAAAACCAAGATACTTTAATTTTTACGTTTTCGCAAACATGATCAGATAAGTTACGTATCTTATATGCCAACTTGAATTAATGAACATGAAAATTATATTCTATATGATTAATACTACTTATTCAACAAATTCGATTGATTGATACGGGTTGATTTTCTATTACGATAAATTGATGAAACAATAGCTGGTCCAATAGCTGCTTCAGCGGCTGCGATAGCTATAACAAAATGGAAAAAAATATTTCCTTTTAATTGGCGGCTATCAAAAAAATCAGAAAATGTTACGAAATTTAGATTAACTGCATTCAGTATAAGTTCAAGGCACATAAGGGCTCTAACCATATTTCGACTCGTGATCAATCCATAGATACCAATAGAAAATAAATAGGCACTCAAAACAAGTACATGTTCGAGCATCATTGACCAACTCCTTATCAATTTCGATTTATTTCAATATAAACAACAATTCAACATCAACAGATTGGATTGGCTAAAATAAGAATATCCCAAATACAAATCAAAGAAATATTTGGATAATAGATCAAATAAAAGAATTTATACATAAAAAATCTTTAAATAGAATTGAAGGAAAATAGATGTGATAACATAGACCAAAGTTTAATTTGGATTGCGATTACTAATTCTAAAGATTTTTTACTGACGAGCCACAGCAATCGCACCTATCAAAGCAACTAAAAGAATTATTGAAATGAATTCAAATGGAAGAAAAAAATCTGTTGATAAATGAATTCCAATTTGTTGACCATTACTTATCAAATCTTGTTCTATAATCTGATTTGTTCTTGTAGTCCAAATAATTCCATACCATGACGTATCTGGAAGAATAGTAATTAGTGAAACAAAAATACTTGTACAAACTAAAGAAGTAACCCCGCTTCCAACAGTCCAAAGATTAAAATCTTTGTAATATTCTGAACCATTCATGAACATCACGGCAAATATAATTAAAACATTTATAGCTCCCACATAAATAAGGAGCTGTGCGGCAGCTACAAAATGAGAGTTTGATAAAATATAGAATAAAGATATACAAACAAGAACCAATCCCAACGAAAAGGCAGAATAAATTGGGTTGGTAAGTAATACCACTCCTAGACCTCCTAATATAAGACCTAATCCTAGAAAGACTAAAAGAAAATCATGAATTAGTCCAGGCAAATCCATTGCACGTAAAATAAGAAATAAAAAAAAATTGAATTGTTTTTCATGACCTTATTGACCCGACCAGGAAAACTTTTTTATAATAAGTTCTTAATTGAATTAAACCCTAAGGAGTGTAAATTAATTACTATATGTACAGCTATTCTACTAATCTCATCCTTTCTCAAAAAGGCATTCTAAATTTTTTTTTTCGAAATAATTATGGATAGAATTAAAGATATATTAATAGATTTTCAATCCAAATTAAGTCGCGACGCAATTATCATCAATCAATCAAATCAATAGTTGGAATTTGTAATTTTTGTAGTTATTGACCAAGAAAATAAAAGAAAACCCATTTCATCCTTTCATCCTTTTAGATCAAAACAGAATTTGAGTTTAATAATTGTACTTTTTAATCAATCAAAGTGGTTTACCTATTTTTTTTGAGTTGAATTCAAAATTGTTCGAATTGTATAATCGTCAACTACTGACATTGGTAAACGACCTAAAGCAATTTGATTATAATTCAATTCGTGACGATCATAAGTAGAAAGCTCATATTCTTCAGTCATCGATAAACAATTTGTCGGACAATACTCAACACAGTTGCCACAAAATATACAGATTCCGAAATCAATACTGTAATTAAGCAACCGTTTCTTTCGAATGTCAGTTTCCAATTTCCAATCAACAACAGGTAGATCTATAGGACATACACGAACACATACTTCACAAGCAATGCATTTATCAAATTCAAAATGAATTCGACCGCGGAAACGCTCCGATGTGATTAATTTTTCATAAGGATATTGAATAGTTACAGGTAAACGATTTGCATGAGATAAGGTAATCATAAAACCTTGACCAATGTACCTTGCAGCTCGTATGGTTTGTTGCCCATAATTCATGAACCCAGTTACCATGGGAAACATATCGTAAATATTTATGAATAATTTTATGTTTGTTTTTTTCTCTTGTTTGAAGACAAGTTAGGAATATAGAAAAATATTCTTTTATAGTGAAAGAAGTTGGAAAGAGGTTGTTAATAATAGATTACCGAGAGAAATAGGTAAAAGAAATTTCCATCCAAGATTTAAAAGTTGGTCCATTCTTAGTCTAGGTAAAGTCCATCTTGTTGTGATAGGAATGAACAAGAACAAATAAGTTTTAACCAATGTAATAAAGATACCAATTGTTGTTCCAAAGACTCCGCCTATTTTTTTTATTTCAAAAAGCTCAGGAACGAATATATACGGAATAGAGATATTCCAACCGCCCAAGTAAAGAACTGTTACAAATAATGAAGAAACTAATAAGTTTAGATAGGAAGCAATATAAAATAAACCAAATTTGATGCCCGAATATTCGGTTTGATAACCTGCTACTAATTCTTCTTCTGCTTCTGGTAAATCAAAAGGCAATCTCTCACATTCTGCTAGAGAAGAAATAAAAAAAATGATAAATCCTATAGGTTGACGCCACAAATTCCACCCCCAAAAACCAGATTTTGATTGTGCCTCAACTATATCAACTGTACTTGAACTATTAGATAATCATAGTCGGTGATAACATCACTGTTCCCATCGCTATTACAGAACCGTACATGAAATTCTCACCTCATACGGCTCCTCGAAGGCCATAAATAAATTTAAGGATCAGATCAGATTATTTATTTTGATATATTTGTAGAATAGATAGGATCAAAATAAAATCTATCGACGTTCCAAAATTCGAGCAATGAAATTCTATCTGTTATAATACTAAAAAAATACTTCTGAATTGATCTCATCCTTTAATAATTTAAATTTTTCTTTCTTGAGTAATAACTTAAATCCTTCAATAAAATACTCTTTGTAAAAAGTAAAATATTCTTTGTAAAAATACCAATAGATATTTTCTATCGTTTTCGATTACGAAAAAGTTAGATATTCCGAATTATGACACGAATTCCATCTCTATGAATATCGATAAAAAAAGAACAAAAAGGATTGATTTTTTTTTCTATTGTAATTAGATTCTTTTTTTTTTTTCGTTCCTATTCTTCTTTCTGAAAAAAAAAAAAGAAGAAAAGGGGATTAAAAAAAGGAAAGGATTATTTCGTTCCTGATAGTTATTTCTTTAATCGGTGGGTAGGAGCATACTCTGGATCGGAATCATGGGGAGTACTGCCTAATCATTTCTACCAAGTTAAAGCCCCAATTAATATACTTTTTTATATTATACCGAAATATCTTTTTAGATAATTTTTTTAATCTCTCTTACTAATCCTTTGTGTATCTTGGTGTTCCTAACCATCCACTCATTTTTGCTTAATCACCTGTTAGCATTATGGTAATACATATAAATGATAGTGAAAACTCAATAAGGTTGATATTTTGGGCCCGCTTCAAGCCAGGATGACTAATCAACCAATCTTGGGGCAAACATTCTTCTTTTCTTATGTTTATTTCTGTTTTACTCTTGTACATAGGAAATGAGTCTCAATTTTTTTACTGCAAATGTAGAAGTTGTTTTCTTTCACTCATATAACTATCCAATTTAGTTCATCAACCCAAACGATGAATAAAAAATGAAGATATCTATTCAATTAATTTCGCCTTCTTCCTAAAAAGATAAAAAGAAAGGAATAGGGAAAAGTTTATATTTCAACAAATCACACGTAGAGATATGGATAACACACAAAGAGTTAATGGTATTTCATAACTAATCGATTGAGCAGCAGCTCGTAAACCACCCAAAAAGGAATATTTATTATTTGATCCATATCCTGACATAAGAAGTCCGATGGGAGCAATACTTGAAATGGCAATCCATAAAAAAACACCAATATTTAGATCAGTTAAAACAAGGTGATAGCCAAAAGGAATTACCGAATAGCTTAATAGAGTTGATATGACTGCTATGGATGGTCCGATACTGAATAAACGAATATCCCCCCTAGATGGAAAAAGATTCTCTTTGAAAAGTAGTTTTGTCCCATCCGCTAGAGCTTGAAGAACTCCTAAAGGACCGGCATATTCAGGTCCAATACGTTGTTGTATCCCTGCAGATATTTCTCTTTCTAACCATACAATTACTAGTATGCCTATCGTGATTCCCAATACAAGAATAAAAATCGGGACAAACACCCATATAATTCCATAGACCTCGTTTAAGGATTCTAATCTAGAAAAAGAATTGATAGCTTGTATTTCTGTTGTATCAATTATCATTTCAACGATCAACTTCTCCCATAATGATATCTATACTACCTAGTATTGTCATAATATCGGCCAATTTCATTCTTTTAACTAATTCAGGAAGAATTTGCAAATTGATAAAACCCGGCGGACGAATTTTCCATCTCCAAGGAAAACCGCTCTGATCTCCTATCAGAAAAATTCCCAATTCTCCTTTTGGGGCTTCGACTCTCACATAAAGTTCTTGTTTCGGTAATTCAAAAGTAGGAGAAGTTTTTTTACTAATGAATCGATATTCGAAATCGTTCCATTCCGAATCCCTTTCTCTATCAAAACGTCGGATTTCTAAATTCTCATAGGGCCCCCCCGGAATTCCTTCCAGAGCCTGTTGAATAATTTTTATAGATTCCATCATTTCACCAATTCGGACTAAATAACGAGCTAAGGAATCTCCTTCTTTTTGCCACTGGATTTCCCAATCAAATTCGTCGTAACACTCATAATGATCAACTTTACGAAGATCCCATTGTACTCCGGAAGCTCGTAGCATTGGTCCCGATAAACCCCAATTTTTTGCTTCCTCTGTACCAACAATACCTACTCCCTCAACTCGTTCTAAAAAAATAGGATTTCGCGTAATAAGTTTTTGATATTCAGTAACTCCTGTTAAAAAATAATCGCAAAAATCCAAACATTTATCTATCCAACCATGAGGTAGATCAGACGCTACTCCCCCGATACGAAAAAAATTATGCATCATTCTCATACCAGTGGCAGCTTCGAATAAATCATATACTAACTCTCTTTCTCTAAAAATATAGAAGAAAGGAGTCTGTGCACCAATATCTGCCATAAAGGGACCAAGCCATAACAAATGAGAAGCTATACGACTCAATTCCAACATAATTATTCTGATATAGCCAGCTCTTTTAGGCACTTGAATATTTCCTAACAGTTCTGGACCATTTACTGTTATTGCTTCTGTGAACATAGTAGCCAAATAATCCCAACGTGTTACATAGGGCAAATATTGTATAATTGTTCGATTTTCCGCAATTTTTTCCATTCCTCTGTGTAAATAACCTAATATTGGTTCACAGTCAATAACATCTTCCCCGTCTAGAGTAACGATGAGGCGAAGAACACCATGCATTGATGGGTGGTGGGGGCCCATATTAACTATCATAAGGTCTTTTCGTGTAGCTGGTACATTCATAGGGTTTCCTTGATCCATTCGTCCATGAATTACTGAAAACAAAAAGAAGTTCATCTCAAGATCTAATAAATCAAATAATTCAAAAAAACTCTTAAAATTAACGAGTTTTTGATTCCCGAATATCCAACAGGATAATTAATTCTTTATAACGTACTCTATTTTTCTTTGCTAAATAAGACAGGAGTCGTTGTCGTTTTCCTAGAATTTTTCGCAAACCTCTCTGAGATAAATAGTCTTTTCTATGCAATTCCAAATGTGAAGTAAGTCTTCGTATCTTATTAGTGAAACTTACTATTTGAAATTCAACAGATCCCTTGTTTTCGTCTTTTTCTTCTTGTGAAATAACTGAAATGAATGAATTTTTTACCATAAAACAAGCACTTCCCTTTTTAATTATTAATTATTAATTAAGTTTAAAATATTTTTTTATTGATCAGTAATAATAAAAAATTTATTAAATAAAATAATGTCAGTTCATTTTAATTTGGTATAAACAAAAATCTTTACTTTGTTAGTAATTCAAAATTTTGTTAAATACAATTTATCATTAATCAATCCAATTTTTTTTTTATTCGGTTATAGATACAAAAGGATGGTATATTTCTTCGCTTACAAAAGAGAAAAAAATTCTACTTAATATGAAAAGAAAAAAATTCCATTGATTCGTTTCTAGATCTAATTGATACATAATTGAATTCCATGTATCAGAATGGAATATGGAGTGGAAAAGAAAAAGAATGACGTACCCATCTCCTTGTTTTCATATACTAAATCAGATATGCTATGGGATATATGAAAAATGCACCCTTATCAAAATTTCAACCGCGGATATATATATATTCTTACCATACTGAACCGACTAGCATTATTAGTATCGAACCAATAACGATTCATACAAGCTAAATCTTCTAATCGAAAATTGGGCCAAAGAAAAAATTGTAATTTAATTAGTTTCTTTTTATCTCTATCAAAATGTTTGCTTTTATCTAAAATGGGACTACAATTTTTTATGTTATTACCATTGAAAATTTCTGTATTTATATGAATATCATTTTGATTTTTTAAATTGAAAAGAATTCTTAATTCTCTACGACGTTTAGGGGATAAAATATTTTCAGGAACAAGTAAATCATAATCATTTTTGTTTCTATTTCCAATTATACTTTGATGTCTTTCAATAGATTCGGTAAAATTCTTTTTATCAACATAAAAATTTTCTCTGTATTTTTGATTAATTTGTTGTTTGTTCTTATGAACTAATAGGATACCTACCATTTGATACAAAATAAATTGTCCATCATTTTTTACCGACAGACGAACAGGTTCGATAATCAATATTCCCTTTTTCATTAATTCCGTAAGAGTTAAATCCTTCTGAACCATCAGAATATTCAAACTTATTTCTTGCCTTTGAATAGAAGATATAATAATTTCTCGTGGATTTGTCAGTCTAAGCAGGAGACAATATACTTTGATATTATTGATTATTTTGTGATTTAAAGAACCATTCCATCTTAATTGAAAACATAAATACCGTTTTAGGAAGAAATCAAGTTCTACTTCCATATGACTTTTGTTTTGCTTTTTATTTCTATGTTTTTTCATATCTAATTCTATATAATCTTCTTCAATATCTTTTTCTTGATTTGCGAAAACTGACCCAAAGTCCCCTTGGTCTTCGGATTCTTTTTCTTCGTGATTTTGA
The sequence above is a segment of the Hevea brasiliensis chloroplast, complete genome genome. Coding sequences within it:
- the ccsA gene encoding cytochrome c biogenesis protein, producing MIFSTLEHILTHISFSVVSIVITIHLITLLVDEFVELYDSSEKGMITTFFCITGLLVIRWIFLGHLPLSDLYESLIFLSWAFSIIHMVPYFKKHKNFLSAITAPSTFFTQGFATSGLLTDMHQSEILVPALQSQWLMMHVSMMILGYAALLCGSLFSVAFLVITFRKIIRIVDKSNNLLNDSFFFSEIQYMAERKNVLRNISFLSSRNYYRFQLIQQLDDWGCRIISIGFIFLTIGILSGAVWANEAWGSYWNWDPKETWAFITWTIFAIFFHIRTNKKLEGFNSAIVASIGFLLIWICYFGVNLLGIGLHSYGSFTLTISI
- the ndhF gene encoding NADH dehydrogenase subunit 5; translated protein: MEHIYQYSWIISFVTLPVPMLIGVGLLLFPAATKKLRRMWAFPSVFLLSIVMIFSIDLSIQQINSSFIYQYIWSWTINNDFSLEFGHLIDPLTSILSVLITTVGILVLFYSDNYMSHDQGYLRFFAYMSFFTTSMLGLVTSSNLIQIYIFWELVGVCSYLLIGFWFTRPIASNACQKAFVTNRVGDFGLLLGILGLYWITGSFEFRDLFKIFNNLIYNNQVNFLFVTLCAFLLFSGAIAKSAQFPLHVWLPDAMEGPTPISALIHAATMVAAGIFLVARLFPLFVIIPFIMNLIALIGIITVFLGVTLALAQKDIKRSLAYSTMSQLGYTMLALGMGSYRAALFHLITHAYSKALLFLGSGSIIHSMEAILGYSPDKSQNMVLMGGLTKHIPITKTAFLLGTLSLCGIPPFACFWSKDEILNDSWLYSPIFAIIACFTAGLTAFYMFRVYLLTFDGHFNAHFKNYSGKKNSSFYSISLWGKEGSKMLNKNFRLLALLTMNNKERDSFFGKNTYQIDGNVRNMTWPFITVKNFNTKRIFSYPHESDNTMLFPMLILVLFTLFIGAIGIPFNQFNQEGIQLDIDILSKLLTPSLNLLHQNPENSVDWYEFVTNAIFSVSIAFFGIFIASFLYKPVYSSLLNFNFFNSFAKKGPKRIFWDKIINVIYNWSSNRGYIDAFYAISFIGGIRKLVELIHFFDKRIIDGITNGVGVTSFFVGEGIKYVGSGRISSYLLFYLFYALIFLLI
- the psaC gene encoding photosystem I subunit VII, which produces MSHSVKIYDTCIGCTQCVRACPTDVLEMIPWDGCKSKQIASAPRTEDCVGCKRCESACPTDFLSVRVYLWHETTRSMGLAY
- the rpl32 gene encoding ribosomal protein L32 codes for the protein MAVPKKRTSISKKLIRKNIWKRKGYWTVLKAFSLAKSLSTGNSKSFFVQQIKD
- the ndhD gene encoding NADH dehydrogenase subunit 4, with the translated sequence MNSFPWLTIFVVLPISAGSLIFLFPHRGNKVIKWYTIFICAFELLLMNYVFSYYFQLDDPLIQLTEDYKWIQFFDFYWRLGIDGFSLGPILLTGFITTLATLAARPITRDSRLFHFLMLAMYSGQIGLFSSQDLLLFFIMWELELIPVYLLLSMWGGKKRLYSATKFILYTAGGSVFLLMGALGIALYGSNEPRFHFETSANQSYPVALEIFFYIGFLIAFAVKSPIIPLHTWLPDTHGEAHYSTCMLLAGILLKMGAYGLVRINMELLSHAHSIFSPWLIIVGVMQIIYAASTSPGQRNLKKRIAYSSVSHMGFIIIGICSISDMGLNGAILQIISHGFIGAALFFLAGTGYDRIRRVYLDEMGGMATSMPKIFTTFSILSLASLALPGMSGFFAELIVFFGIITGQKYLLMSKILITFVMAVGMILTPIYLLSMLRQMFYGYKLFNAPNSSFFDSGPRELFVSISILLPVIGIGIYPDFVFSLSVDRVEAILSNYFYR
- the ndhE gene encoding NADH dehydrogenase subunit 4L, yielding MMLEHVLVLSAYLFSIGIYGLITSRNMVRALMCLELILNAVNLNFVTFSDFFDSRQLKGNIFFHFVIAIAAAEAAIGPAIVSSIYRNRKSTRINQSNLLNK